One stretch of Amblyraja radiata isolate CabotCenter1 chromosome 9, sAmbRad1.1.pri, whole genome shotgun sequence DNA includes these proteins:
- the LOC116976985 gene encoding MAP3K12-binding inhibitory protein 1: MATVAEQAALLQLDGAVGESVRSVLSSLGQFHQQLNVGDDVLNVTVDLCKLQCLPYDLDHFSNLLQQHILELQCVSDKLKLLVRNDTSGTRNSGEKFLSTKPDNDLNSTATGDKHILNESSNPRTKMFQIAQCKSEGQDEPITQTRTELVQIKAGKDEIERRILAFIERKQAEINENNIREFCNVINCNLENSCARTDAVFTPHPGFKSHIKVSRVVNIYGPQTRTESDGESAPKPNTMTQSCGNPAIEERLQNMEAHLKLSAGGPVPIDIYQRIKKLEDRILHLEGLSPEYFQHVNFPSKRRKVQETAQGYSLIEIDEKINALKAVLLQKAGDQAQSIDANKMSI, encoded by the exons ATGGCGACCGTGGCTGAGCAGGCCGCGCTTCTGCAGCTGGATGGGGCGGTGGGCGAGAGTGTGCGCTCTGTGCTTAGTTCGCTCGGCCAATTCCATCAGCAG CTTAATGTTGGAGATGATGTTCTAAACGTTACTGTTGATTTATGCAAGCTTCAATGTCTGCCATATGACCTGGACCATTTTAGCAACTTGCTCCAACAGCATATACTTGAGTTACAG TGTGTTTCAGATAAGCTGAAGTTATTGGTAAGAAATGACACATCTGGGACAAGAAATTCAGGAGAAAAGTTTCTCTCCACAAAACCTGATAATGACTTGAACTCAACAGCAACTGGCGATAAGCACATTTTGAATGAATCAAGTAATCCAAGAACAAAAATGTTCCAAATTGCTCAATGCAAGTCTGAAGGACAGGATGAACCAATTACACAAACAAGAACAGAATTGGTTCAGATCAAGGCAGGCAAAGATGAA ATTGAAAGAAGAATTTTGGCATTCATCGAGAGAAAACAGGCAGAGATCAATGAAAATAATATCCGTGAATTCTGTAATGTTATTAATTGTAATCTAG AAAACAGCTGTGCTAGAACAGATGCCGTTTTTACACCACATCCGGGTTTTAAAAGTCATATAAAAG tctCGAGAGTTGTGAATATATATGGGCCTCAAACACGAACTGAAAGTGATGGGGAATCTGCCCCAAAGCCGAATactatgacacaaagctgcggtAACCCAGCTATTGAAGAGAGGCTTCAAAATATGGAAGCTCATTTGAAGCTTTCAGCAG GTGGTCCTGTTCCAATTGACATTTACCAAAGGATCAAAAAACTTGAAGACAGAATTCTGCATTTGGAAGGTCTTTCTCcggaatattttcaacatgtg AATTTTCCAAGTAAAAGGCGTAAAGTTCAAGAAACAGCTCag GGCTACAGCCTAATAGAAATCGATGAGAAGATTAATGCATTGAAGGCAGTGCTACTGCAGAAAGCAGGTGACCAAGCTCAGTCAATAGACGCAAACAAGATGTCCATTTAA